A stretch of DNA from Williamwhitmania sp.:
ATAAAATAAAAAGAAAATATCTACAGCAGTACCTTGATGAGTTCGTATACAAATTAAACAGAAGGTATTTTGGTGATAAAATCTTCGATAGGCTAGTGGTAGCCAATATTACAGGATTATGACACTTTACGGATATACATACTCTTTTTTAACATAAAATGAATATGAACGTATTGGTAATGGAAAAGCAGGAATACAGTATCTTCATGTAAGCTTAAAGTAGTTTTTAGTTAAAAATCTGTCAAGTTATTTTAGGAAGATATATGCATTCTTTTCCTAATATTACTTAACATTAAATCTTCCCTCCCATGAAAAACATCTATATTGAGCTAACCGATTCCGATGGCGAAAAGTTCCTGTTAAACGTGCTGCACGTGGCATGGATTGAGCCTGATAAAAAGGGTGGTTGCCTCCTTAAATCCAACTGGGTAAACAACTCCTTAAATAGGCGTGTGAAGGAGTCCTATGAAGAGGTAAAGGCGCTAATGGCCTCCCTGGATAACGTGATCTTGCCATAACCACCCTTCAAGTTACATCACAAGCAGCGGTGTTTACCGGAACGCCCTAGGCTGCGGAGCCAATAAGGGGCGGAGAACTCCATAAACCGTTGAAACGGTTTGGACTTTTCATCGGAATTTAATTACCCACGGTTGAAACCGTGGGCTATGAGTTACAATGGCGATGGTCCGGAGGCGAGCGCCCTGGGCTGTGCAGCCGGGGACCCTTAGGCCGAAGGGAGCGTAAAAACGGCAAAAGTGAATTTGGGTATAATCGAAAGGTTCTTCCTAAATACGGCCTCGTAGAGGCCTAACGTTGGTAGAAAAATCAATCCATATAAAACTAGCGCGCCGTAGGTGCGCAACTATTCGCCGCAAATAACCGGGCTAAGGGATTTGTTGCACACCTACGGAGTGCCCACGCATTGATCCATTGCGCTACCAACGTTTGACTCCTACAGCGCCTTATGCTTTTCCGTATCTACCTTTCTATTGCACCATAATAATGGGTCTCTCTATTGCCCAAAATCCCCTTAAACAAAAAAAGGCCAGCCATTGTGGCCAGCCCATATCTTTTATACCGTGCAATGCGGTTGCGCTATTTACCGGTAAGGAATTCTTTGGTAGTCATTATTTTGGCGTAGCTCTTTAGGGTGGCAAGCGTTTCTGCTTGCACCAGTTTTGCCTTTACCTTTACACCGTTGTACTCCAAATTTCTTGTGGCGCAGGCATCGCTAATGAGTGTTACATCATAGCCCTTGTCGGCTGCGGCCCTTACGGCTGCCTCCACGCACATCTGCGTTTGCATTCCGCAAATTACCAGTTTACCGGCATTGAGCTCCATGAGCATGCGCTCCAGGTCGGTTCCCTTAAAGCTGTTTACATCGGTCTTGGTAATCACCTTTTCGTCCTCAACCGGCTTAACCAGCTCGTATATGTCGCCACCCGACTCAACCTTATGCTTGATAAATATTACGGGTTTTTTCTCCTGCCTGAAACGGAGAAGAATCTTCTGGGTATTTTGGGCTGCAGGAATCGGGTTTACCAGCTCCGATTTACCGCCGGGAAAGTAAAAGTATTGCTCGTCGATGATGAGTAAAACCTCCGTCTTGGGCTTCTCCTGTGCTGTTGCAGTGGCTGCCATCAGCAATGCTGCGAGGAGTAGGGTTAGCTTGTTTTTCATAATCAATGGCTTTTAGGTGTTGTTTGGGTATCGGTAATATACAGCAAATTACTCGATTTACACCAAAACAATTTGCTGCTGCTACGGCTGCCCGTGTTTCCCCTTAATTAGAGTAGCGGCAACAATTACAATTCCAGTTATGATGTTCATTACCACCACCACTTTTCTGAATTTCTCCTGATGAATTTTTAGCGCCCACCTGTTTCCCCACCTTGAGCCAAGCAGCAGAAGTGGAGCACAGCTCAACGCCAGCGTCAGCGATTCGTGAGGCACGAGATGCTTCGCAAAGTATGCCGCTGTGGTAAATAGCGCGGAAAACATGCTGAACCATGCCAGCGCTCCTCGAAATAGCTGTTTTCCGTAGCCTTTGCGGGTCATGGCAATCACAATGGGTGGTCCGCCAACGGAGATGCTCGTATTTAGAATCCCGCTCAAGAAGCCGGCAAACACAATGGGCATTTCCTTAAACCGTTTTGCAAGTTTAATCTCACCAAGCATTTTCACTGAAAAAATAATTACCACAATGCCTGTTATAATTTTCAGCGTAAACTCATTGATGTATTCCAAGAAGTAGATACCGAGAGGAATACCCAGCAAGCTGGCGGCAAACATGGGAACAAAGTAGTGCCAGCGAATTTTTTCCTTCATCTGCAGCACTATGAGCAGGCTAGTAAACATGTTGAAGATGCTCATGGCAGGCACCAGCACGCTCATGGGAAAGATGAGCGAGAGCACAGGGAGGGCAATAAGCGCGAAGCCAAAGCCGGTAAGCCCTTTAAGCACGGAGGCTGAAAGTATGATTAGTGCACTTAATATCCAGAGATATACTTGTAGATGCGGCATGTTTATTAACTCTCTTTGGTTTTGGATAGGGTTAGCTCTGCTAACACTCTTACCGATTCTCTAATACAAGGAACACATTTGTGCTCCGAAAGGTTTTGGGTTTTTACAAAATCTCTATCTTTTAAAGTCTTTAGCGATGCTCCACCAAGAATTTGGCTACAGGTGGTTCCACCAAATGTTTTTTCCATACGGTCGAGAAAGAGCTGGGCTAGGGCGCTCGTTTTTTCTTTTGCCTCCTTATCGTCGACGTTTGTATTGCCAAAGTGCAGGCCAATTACCAAGCTACTGGCGTTAAAGGCTCCACATATCTCCTGCTTGCGACCAATTCCACCGCCCATGGCACCACTTAGCCGAAGGGCCATGGCTGGCTCAATGCCGTATTGTGGTGCAAAAACGGAAAACACTGCTTGGGCACAGCTCATGCCGTTGGAAAAATTGCTTATAGCTTGCTCTTCAGCCAAAGAGGTGGCGCTATTTGTGCTTGTCATCAAAGCCGATTAAAACGTTACACTGAACATAGAACTAGCACATTGACAACAGTCACCTTTAAGCGGCAGGATGCTCCCAATGCGTGCCACAATATATGCTCAAAGGCTGTACTTTGTTTCCTAATAAGAGCTAAAATTATCGGAAAATTTTTCTGGCTGGCTTAGCAATACCATCGATTACATAGAACGATGTGTTGAGCAGTAGCTTAGCAAACAACGTTAGTCAAGGAGTTCAACCTTAAATATGACCCCAGATTTTTGAGCCATGTGAACTTTTACGTGCTCACCCTTATCAACCTTTTGGTACATCTCCTTGTCAACCTCAATGAGGTCGTCGCCAATAAGGAAGTAGTGCTTTTGCGTAGCGAGGTCGGTGGGCAGGAACGATGGATTTTCAGTGAGGCCTGCAGTTTCCGATAGATTTGCAATGGGTTCGTCCACCTGCTCTTTGTCGGTGATGGTTTCCACCTTAACCTCCTTGTTACCCGTGCGGAGGTCAGCATTCACTTTTCTATTTATCCACATCGATACGAGGTAACCTATCACAGCTCCTACAAAAACGTTTATCAGAATGTAAACCACATAGTGAAGCTCACCCATGGTAATGGAGATGGCAATGCCCGAAATGGCAAGCAGAACTCCGATGTCTGAGCCAAATACCTTACCCGTTTTCTTCTCCTTCTTTAGGGCCTCAATTTCCGATGCAAGCAGTGGTGATGTCATGGCTTCAATTTTTTGTAAAAGGTACATAGATAAACAGACCATGTCAAGTTTTACCTCAATTTAATTCACTAAAAATATGTTAAACTTTCTTGCTGGATTCCATCGATTAGAATAATTCGTATTGATGTGTAAAAAAAGAGAGAGGGCTACCAATATAGTGGTTGCCCTCTCTAATGTATAGAAACGCAGTAGTTTTTAGATTTTTGGTCCTGCTGCGATTAAACGTTTGCCAGCATCGTTGTCGGTAAAGTTCTCAAAGTTCTTGATGAACTTTTCGCCCAGCATCTTGGCTGTTTCGTCGTACTCCGCCTTGTTGTTCCAAGCGTTGCGAGGGTTGAGGATTTTGCTGTCAACATTCGGAACGCTTTTGGGTATTTGAAGGTTGAAGACTGGCAGAGTTTCAAAATCTGTATTTTCAATGGACCCATCTAGGATGGCATTGATTATTGCTCTGGTTGAGGGCAGATCGATGCGCTTGCCAACTCCATACTTGCCACCAATCCATCCGGTGTTAACGAGGTATGCTTTTGAGCCATTCATCTCCATTTTTCTTACTAGCTCGCGGGCGTAAACCGTTGGGTGGAGTAGTAGGAATGCTTGACCAAAGCAGCTGCTAAAGGTTGGCTGAGGTTCGGTAACACCCAGCTCGGTGCCTGCCAGCTTCGATGT
This window harbors:
- a CDS encoding cysteine hydrolase family protein, whose product is MKNKLTLLLAALLMAATATAQEKPKTEVLLIIDEQYFYFPGGKSELVNPIPAAQNTQKILLRFRQEKKPVIFIKHKVESGGDIYELVKPVEDEKVITKTDVNSFKGTDLERMLMELNAGKLVICGMQTQMCVEAAVRAAADKGYDVTLISDACATRNLEYNGVKVKAKLVQAETLATLKSYAKIMTTKEFLTGK
- a CDS encoding LapA family protein, with the translated sequence MTSPLLASEIEALKKEKKTGKVFGSDIGVLLAISGIAISITMGELHYVVYILINVFVGAVIGYLVSMWINRKVNADLRTGNKEVKVETITDKEQVDEPIANLSETAGLTENPSFLPTDLATQKHYFLIGDDLIEVDKEMYQKVDKGEHVKVHMAQKSGVIFKVELLD
- a CDS encoding C-GCAxxG-C-C family protein — its product is MTSTNSATSLAEEQAISNFSNGMSCAQAVFSVFAPQYGIEPAMALRLSGAMGGGIGRKQEICGAFNASSLVIGLHFGNTNVDDKEAKEKTSALAQLFLDRMEKTFGGTTCSQILGGASLKTLKDRDFVKTQNLSEHKCVPCIRESVRVLAELTLSKTKES
- a CDS encoding IS1595 family transposase, which encodes KIKRKYLQQYLDEFVYKLNRRYFGDKIFDRLVVANITGL
- a CDS encoding sulfite exporter TauE/SafE family protein; the encoded protein is MPHLQVYLWILSALIILSASVLKGLTGFGFALIALPVLSLIFPMSVLVPAMSIFNMFTSLLIVLQMKEKIRWHYFVPMFAASLLGIPLGIYFLEYINEFTLKIITGIVVIIFSVKMLGEIKLAKRFKEMPIVFAGFLSGILNTSISVGGPPIVIAMTRKGYGKQLFRGALAWFSMFSALFTTAAYFAKHLVPHESLTLALSCAPLLLLGSRWGNRWALKIHQEKFRKVVVVMNIITGIVIVAATLIKGKHGQP